The following nucleotide sequence is from Austwickia chelonae.
CCACCCGGGTGGCTTTGCGGTACATGGGGGCGTTGTCGCCCACCTCGGGGCGGCGCAGGTGCCACAGGGCGACGGCGAGCACCATCGCACCACCGGTCATGTAGGCCGCGAAGATCACGTGGGGGAAGGTGACCAGCTGCACTTTGTTGGTCAACACGGCGATGAAGTCGGTGAGCTCGGCGCGGTTGGTGGCCTCGTTGAAACGGAAACCGACCGGGTTCTGCATGAACGAGTTGGCGGCGAGGATGAAGAAAGCACTCATCACGGTGCCGATGTGGACCAGCCACATGGTCATGGCATGCAGTTTTTCCGGAATCCTTCCCCAACCGAAGATCCACAGACCGAGGAAGGTGGATTCGAGGAAGAAGGTGAGCAGCGCTTCGAAGGCCAGCGGTGCGCCGAAGATGTCTCCGACGAATCGAGAGTAGTCGGACCAGTTCATTCCGAACTGGAATTCCTGAACGATCCCGGTGACGAGCCCGAGCGCGAAGTTGATGACGAAGAGTTTTCCGAAGAACTTCGTCAGTTTGTACATCTCTGGGTTGTGGGAACGGACCCAGGCGGTGTGGAAGCCGGCCACCAGAGCGGACATGCCGATGGTGATGGGTACGAACAGAAAGTGATAGACCGTAGTGATGGCGAACTGCCATCGTGCGAGGTCGAGCGCGTCCATGGCTCTCCTGTCGGTCGGTCGTCGAACCTGCGGATGCAGGGGGCATCCGTCCCTGTAAAGGTTCGGCGGGGACGTCAAAAAAGGACGGCGGGCGACCGTCCTGACCACATGGTCAGTGCTAGCCCTGAGGGCTTATCGGGACCAATGTCCCACTTCTTGGTTATGTCAAATCACAAAACGATCACAATCTCATTGTGTGTGTTACCCTCCGCCGCAAACTAACGTCGATTGCACGATACGTGGTGCCTCACCTATTGCGCTAACCCGTCCTACTGACAAAAGGACGAGTGACTCGTTCACGACGAAAATGAACATCGAGTTCAAGCCCATGTAGTCATCTCGACAAGCACCCGCAGCTTGCTTCCCCGCCGAGCCGGTAAACCAGACTTCACGCAGGAGCACGCCTCCTGACAAAAAGCCGAACCACTCCTTCCCCGCGGCTTACCTGGCAGATGACTGCCATCTCCGACAGACTGCGGACGAGGAGGAGGAAGGATGAGGCCTGCGGAAGAACCCTCCCAGCGGTCCATCCGGACCGCACCCCGGAGACGGAATGGAAGGACGGCGAGATGAAAGCGACCGACTGGGACGAGAGGTACAGCCGAGGGCGCCTGTGGTCAACGGAGGCGAACAGATGGGTCATCCACGAACTCTCCGGGATGCCCCCCGGTAAGGCCGTCGACGTCGCCTGCGGCGAAGGACGCAACAGTCTGTGGCTCGCAGACCAAGGATGGTCGGTCGTCGCCGTCGACTTCTCCCAAGTGGCCCTCGACCGGGGCCACGAGAGCCAGCTACGAGCCCGCGAAGAAGGGCGTGAACTCGACATCCACTGGGTGAACGCCGACATCACCGCCGACGGCGGTTTCCGTGGCCGGTACGACCTCGCCTTGGTCTCCTACGTCCACTTGGAGGCCTACGAACGGACGCCGCTGCTCCGCGCCGCCGCGAGCACCCTCGCGCCGGGCGGGATCCTCCTGGTGGTCGCCCACGACAGTTCGAACCTCGTCGAAGGCCACGGCGGGCCCGATGACCCGGCCCTGCTCTACACCGCACGCGATGTCGCCGACGACCTGCAGGACATGGTCGGCTCAGGCGCGCTCGTCGTGGAACGCGCCGACCGGGTGGCCCGGGAGGTCGAGACCGACGAAGGCACCCGCATTGCCTGGGATGCGCTCTTCCGGGCTCGACGCCCCGACACCACCAAAGGTGAATTCAGCTTCGCCTGAGACCGCCGTCAGCCGAGGCGACCGGTCGCGGCATGATCCGCGGCCGTCGCTCGGCGCACGACCAATCGAGTCCAGGCACCGACGTAGATCCGGTCGTCGTGGGAGACTTCGACCCGCTGGCCTGCAGGAATGGGCTCCTCGGGGAGTGGCCCGCTGGCTTGGCCGACATAGGTACCATTGCTGGACCCCAGGTCTTCCACCCACCAGCGGGTGCCGTCCGTGAAGAATTCCGCATGCCGTCGGCTGACCCCGGAGTCGGTGCCGCACTCGATATCCGGAGAGATCCCGCGACTGGCCGAATAGCGCCCGACCAGAGCGCGATCAGAGATCTGCACGACTTCCGGCAGCCCCGGGGACGGGCAGGACTCGTCGCTCTCTTGGACCTCGTACCAGGAGGAGTCGACCCAGATCTCCACGACCCAGTCCGAGACGGCGGGGCGACGGCGGGGCTCCGCCGGAGCCTTCTCCGGGGCGGCGATGACCGTGATCGGAGTGGTGTCCGGCAGCTCTTCCTCGTTCGCAGCAGGCTGCGGCGGCTCTTCCGGCTCCGGGCGCTGGATCACCGAACGTCGCCGAGGTGGTAGCGGCACTTCAGCGGCGTCGCCCCGGGGCGCGGCTTCGGGCCGGGCCGGTGGCATGCGGCGCTCAGGTGCTGCCGTCTCAGCAGCTTCTTCCGGCTCCGGGCGCTGGATCACCGAACGTCGCCGAGCCACAGAGGCGGCCCGTTCTGCAGACGCCGGGAAAGCCCAACCCGGAGCAGCCTCCGCAGAGATCCTCCGCTCACCTGCGCTCTCCCGCTGCGGCGCGGGGTCCGCGGCTTCCGAAGCCGGTGCGCCCTGGGGCGTCGACTGCGCGGCAGCCGGCGACCGCCGTGGCATCTCGGGTTCTTCCTCCGCAGGCTCCTCGGCGGCCACGGGCGCCGGCTCAGGACGTTCATGACGTGCAGGCCGCTCCACCCGTCCGCCACGGCCTGCCTGTGCGGACCGGATCTGCTCATGGATCGACGGCCGACGCTCCGGAGCCTCCGGCTGATCAGCCTCCGGCTCCGGCCGCTCGATCACGGAAGCACGCTCCGCGCGGCTCACCCACGACCGGGGCTCATCGGCGTCCTCCTGCTCCTGACGTGCCCCAGGCGGAGGACCGAAAGCCCGCTCCACCCGAGTGTCCACCACGGCGAGATCTTCACGCAGCGGGCGCGGGAGGGCCCCCGTCGTGAAGTCATAACCGCAGTGTTCGCAGAACAGGTAGGTAGGACTCCCCGCCTCCTGACAATGCGGACACACCCGTACCTCGGCAGCCGCCTTGGGCTTCTCCTCCGGTGGGCGCGCCCACGAAGGGATGTCCTTCGCGGAAGACATCGGCGCACCACACAGATCGCAATAATCCGTCGCGCGGCTCGCATGGCCTTGGGGACATGTCGCCGTCATCGTCGGAACCCTCGCCGGTCAGGCACTGCAAATCCTCACTTCTTCACCCTCGTCGTCTTGGTGGACGCCGTGTCCAACGCCATCTCGTCGAGCTTGTCGACATCGCGACGCAACCGGATACGCCCGGTGGCAGCGTCGTCGATGTCGACCACCCGCTGCAACCTGCTCGTCGCTGCGGCATCGCCGGTCTGCGCGGCCAACTGCACCGCACGTCCCAGTTTCGCCGTCGCCGTAAAATCGTCGCCGACGGCCTTCGCCGCCAACCCCTGCTGAATAGCCGTCGCCAATTCTGCTTGGCCAGTGAAATGAGCGACCTCCGGGCTGATCTGAGTCGTCAAACCGGCATCACCCGACCACTTGGCCTTCACCAGGCCCTGCGCGGCCATCTGTCCGCCGACCATCAGCTGAACCCGGGAAGCCAACTGCTCCTGGCCGATGGCCTTCGGCGACAGACGTACCGCCACATGGTAGTCACGAGTTTCGTCCCCCCACGCACCAGTCGGATATGCGCCGGTGAGCGGGTTGACGTCACGACGCCTCGCCGTGAGGTCCTCCAAAGTCGGGGACACCTGACGGACGAAGAGCACCTGGGCACCTTGCGGAGCCCAGACATTCAAGGTGACCTCGGCCACCCCACGTCCCATCGACGCTCGCATCAGCGACTCGAATTCCATCGCCATGTCCTCACGGCGCGGAATCAGATCGACCGTTCCCATCAACGCCTGGGAGATGCGGCGCACCTCGTCCACCTGCCATGCCGCGCCCAAACCGCGACAGTCGCACTGGAAACGCCCTCGCACGGCATTGATCGCCCTGGTCAACTGCTCCGGCGCCTCATGCTGGTTCTCCCCGTCGGTCAACAGGATCACGTGGCGTTGCGCCAGAGAGGGGACCGTGTCGAACAGCTGCGCGGCCGCCGACAGCCAGGTTCCCATCGCTGTGCCACCATCGGCACGCAACTGCTCCAGACTCTTCTTCGCAGCCTGCCTGGTCTGCGGGCACATCTTCACCATCGCCGCCGAATACCCGTCCGGGTAACACAGCCGGGCCTGATGGTTCCCCGCCACGATGGCGAACCACACGCCGTCCAAGATCTGGTCCAAGGCCGCCGCAGCCGCATAACGGGCCGCCGCGACTCCGGCCTCCTCCATCGAACGTGAGGTGTCCACCACGATGATCTCGCCGGCGTCCCCTGAACCGGACTGCCCGGCACCGCCGGCCCCGGTGCAGTTGACCGTCACGATGGCATGTACATCCGAGCCGCCCTCGGGCAAGAACTCGTTCTGGAAGACGGACGCGCTGAAATCGGCCATCCCCTTATCCTCTCTCGGTATTCGTCCGTGTCGTCGTGACCGACTGCGAGAGCAGGCTGCGCCCCTCCACCGAATGCCGCCCCGGGCGGGTCACCGGCATCACCATCGTCGGGGCCAGCCCAGCATCGTCGACCCCCGGTGACGGGGCCAGCTCTGCATGCTGACCGTCCCAGGACGACCCCTCCGACTGACCCGGCGCCGGCACCAGGCGAGCCAGGGCCACCGTGATGTTGTCGCTCCCGCCACAGCCGTTCGCCCAGGCCACCAACCCGTGAGCCAAAGCCAATGCTGTCGGGGTGCCCGGGTCGTCGGAACCTCGGGAGCCGGCGGTCCCGGCGATGACTCGACCTGCCTCTGCAGCCCGCAGCGCTTCCCGGTGCACCACCGCCTGCAGCTCCTCCGGCTCCGAGGCGTAATTCCACAAACCGTCCGAACACAGCAGCAACCATCCGGGCGCGCCCACCTGCAAAGGAGTCAACGCGGGCACCTGGTCGGGGCTGTCCTCACCCAACCATCGGGTAATCGTGTGCGCATACGGCCCGGCCTCGGCCTGAGCCCTCGGCACCCCGGACCGGATCTGCTCAGCGGCCCATGAATCGTCGATGGTAAGGAGCTCGGCCGGGTTCCCGTCCGGGATCCAGTACGCGCGGGAGTCACCCACACTGCCGACGACCACGGTCTCCCCTTCGACCGATGCCGCTACCAAGGTGCACGACGGCCCACCCTGCCCCTCGGAGAGGAAAGGCTCCGACATCCTGGCCACCGCCTCGGCCGCTGCGGCACCAGCTTCCTCGACCCGTCGGCCCAGCTCACCCACCGATCCGCCGGGCATCTCCGCGGCGCAGTACGCCCATCCATCGGTGAGCACCTGGACCGCAGCCTCTGCCGCGTCCAAACTGGCCTCGGCCGAGTGCGGTGCGGTCGACACACCGTCGCAGACCACCAAGGACGCCCGCGGCCCGTACGCGCTGCTGGTGCCGTGAACGGCCAACGCATCCTCATTTCCTCGATGCCGGATGCCTCGATCGCAGACCCCGGCCAGCCACGGAGTCACCTCGATCTCGAAATGATGCCGTGGATCCAGGGCCTTGGCACCGCAGTTCTCGCAGTACCCGTCAGGGCTGTAGGAGCCGCGACATTCCCGGCACAGACCCGACGAGCCACCAGGAACCTGCTCGGCGTGTGAGGCGATGCCGCCCAGAACGAGCATGTCGCCCTCCTGCGGCTCCTCCACGGGCTGTTCCACGGTCTCCGCCAGTCCGCCCTCCGCAGCGGTCTCCTCCGGTAACGACCAACGGTCCTCCGCCGGATCCTTCCTGGCCGACCAGGACGACATCGGTAACGGCTCGGTCACCGGCGTCCTGGGCGCGGCATGACGCGGCGGGGGCACCGGCATCGTCGGGATCTCGTCGTCCAGGAAATGCGGTTCCCGCCCCGGCATCGGCCCTGACGACCCGGCCCGCGCAGGCGGTATGACACCGGCCTCGGGCGGCATGAACGCCTCGAACGGGTGGGAACGTTCCGGTCGTCCGGGAGTAGAAGTCATCGCAGGCTCCAAGGTCGAATGGAATTCGCTCGGTCGACGAGCGCGATCCGGGTCTTTTCGTCCGGGGTGAACTGGGCCAGATCCCGCAGATTACGTTCCAGGGCCCGACGAAGGTCCACCACCTTGGCAGGCACCCCGTCGATCTGTACATCCGGCTGGGCCCCCGAGCGTCGCACGATCTCCAAGGCCATCTCCAGTACATCGATCCGGAAGGTCGTCAGCTCCACCCGGTCGGGCGCAGCCAACACCATCGTGTCCATCGCCTCCGACAACGAATGCACGCCCTGCTCGCCGGCCCGGGCCAGCATCTGAGCGCGCAGCCACAAAGCCCGTGGGTGAGCGCGGTTACTGGCCGGGACCTGTTCCAGGACAGTGACCGCCCCGCGCAGATCGTCCGAACCGACCCTCATCCGAGCAAGACCGAAGGCCGACACCGGAACATACGCCGAGTCGGTCCGCAGACACGTCAGATATGCCGACTCCGCGCTGGAATCCTGCCCGTCGAGCTCCGCTGCCAGGGCACCGGCCAATACGGGAGCCAACTCGCCAGGCACTTCGGCGGCCACCGACCCGAAGGCCGCCCGCGCTTGCGGAAGTTCATGCCGGGACAAGGCGTCGAGCCCGATCAGCCACACCGCGCGCCAGTCCCACGGGTCCGCAGCCAGCAGCATGTCGGTGGCCCGGACCACCAGGTCATGGCGCTGCCCTCGGATCCCGGTGCGCGCCTGTTCCAAGAGCACCTCGGCCGACATCGTCGGCGCCTTCGCCAGCTGTTCGTACCGGGTCACCGGCTCCTGGGACTGCACCGTCTGCAACCAACCCGTCATCGGGTCGTCCCCGTCAGGCAGGAGCGCAGGAAGCTCCCACCAGGCGAAATTCTCGTTCTGAGTGACCGGGGCCTCGAAGAAGAGCGAAGCATGTGTCTGGGAAGCCGCCGGAGAGCCCCGCCGATCACGCACGACCCGGCGCAGCACCCCGTCCAGCTGGACCCGCAGCTCCTCCACCGACGTGAATCGGTCGTCCGGGTCGAGAGCACAGGCCTTCGCGACCAACTGGTAGAACGCCGGATATTCCACGAAGGCCGGAACCTGCTGCATCGGTGGCAGCGACGTGGCATAGGTGGTCTGATAGCCGCGGAACTCGGTGGTCAACACCGTCAGTGTCCGCCCGATGGTGTAAATGTCCGAGGCGACCGAAGGACCGGTCTGCGCGATCTCCGGGGCCTGGTAGCCGATCGTGCCGTAGATCGGGGAGTCGAGGTCGTCGATCCGCCGTACCCCGCCCATGTCGATCAGGCGTACCTCGTCACCGGTCTGGATCAGGTTGTCCGGTTTGAAATCGCAGTACAGCAGGTTCCGGTCGTGCAAGTACTGGAAAGCCGGCAGGATCTCCAGGACGTACGCCAAGGCCTGGTCCACCGGGAAGGGGTCATACCGCCCTGCGGAGGACATCCGCTGCTTCAGCAACTCTTTCAGGCTGGTTCCACCGACATACTCCATGACGATGTACCCGGCGTCGTCATGGGTGACGAAGTTGTAGATCTCGACGATCAACGGATGACTGACCGCGGCGAGGAACTCCTGCTCGGCGATCGCCGCCGCCAATGCATCGGGGTCGCCCGCGTTCAGCAGACCCTTCAACACGACCCACCGGTCGGAGACATTCCGGTCCCTGGCCAGGTAGATCCACCCCAGGCCGCCGTGCGCCAGACAGCCCTCCACCTCGTATTGACCGGCGACCAGATCTCCACGGCTCAGCTTCGGACGGAAACTGAAAGGCCTGCGACACTGCGGGCAGAAACCTTCCTCACGTCCAGGGCGTCCGCCATGGGTCCGTCCCACCGGGGCTCCGCAGTAGGAACAGTTCCGTTTCTCCTCGGGGATCATCGGCGAGGCCAGGACAGCCGCCGCCGGATCGGAGACCGGCACGCCGGGCACCGTCGTCAACCCGGCACCCAGCGAAGAAGCCCGCGAACGCAGCGTCGTCCCGAACCGTCGAGTGGCCTTCGTCCCCCGGGCCGAACCGATCAGGATCGACCCGCCTACCGTCGCGGAGGTCCCCGCAGGCGCAGCCGGAGGAAGGGCAGCTGCGGGCGCGCTCGACGGCCCGGGCGGAGCCGGCGGTGACGCAGCGGTCGCAGTATTGGTCATCGTCGACGGACTCACCGATGCCGCTGCCGCAGACGGGCTCGCGGAGGTACCCACCGGGAACTCGGAAGGTTGCTGAGGGGAACCGCAGAAGTCGCAGTAACCGTCGACGTACTTGCCCGTGCAACCGGACTCGGTGCATTTCAACGGCGAGGCTCCCCCCGGCCGGACGTCGGGGCTGCCGCCGCGACATGTGCCTCACAAGCAACGACCAAGGACGCCAACCTGACCAGCTCCACCGGCAAGGTCTTCGCGACCTCCTCCGCACGGGCCTGCAGATAGCGGGCGTCCTCCGACGGCGCACCCTCCGGCCAGGAGGACACCGTCTGCTGACAGGCGGACAACCTCGACAGGAGGGCGTCCCGCCGCTCCAAAGCACCGGCATAGGAACGTTGGCACTGCTCCAGAGCCCGGCCCACCAGCTCCAGCCGGGACAGGTACTCCTTCACTTCCTCCGGCCTGGTCGGCGGGTCGCCCAGTGCCTGAGGGTCAGGAATGCCAAGTCGAGGCGCCGGGGCCACCTGAGACACACAGGACAAGGCGAGCTTGTGCACCGCTTCACTGCGCGAAGCCAGCTCGTCACGTACCTGGGCGGCACGCGCCAGGTCGTACTTCATCTCGGTGCGTCGAGCCGCGCCGACGATCAGATCCCGCTCGGCCAGCGCGGCGTCCGACTCCAACGCGGGCAACGACCCGCCGACGTCAGCACCACGGCGGGCCCGCTCACAGACCTCGGTGGTGCGCTCCTGAAGGGCGTCGTAGACGGCTTGCACGCCGGGACGGGCAGCAGGAGGGACCAAGGAGATCTGGTCGCGGATGCGTTCGACGGAGGCCCGCAAGGAACGCAGCCGGATATCGACGTCAGGCTCGGAACCAGCCAGACGTAACCGGCCCCGTAACGAGGAGGCCAACGAATCGGACAACCGGCAGGCCTCGGGCAAGGACACCGACAGCGCCGAACCCGAGGACGCCGACATGTCGAGGCTGCCCCAGATCAACGTGGTCAGGCGCCGACGGTCCTGCTCCAGCAGGCGGCCGGAGTCCCAGGAGTTCGTCAGCAGGGTGTACCGGTCAGACACCGCCTTCCACAAAGTCATCGAGAGCAGGACGTCACCGGTGTGATTGTCTCGCTCGGAGGCATGCATCGAGGCTTCGTCCAGGGCGTCCAATTCGCCCCTGCGGCGCTCGATCCACTCCCCGAGCTGCTTGATGTACGAAAGGAGCTCCTGCGGTTCGACATCCTCGCCCAGGCTGCCTGGGGCGTGAGGGGCGACAGCGAACTGAGTTTTCATCGATACTCTCCGAGACGACGTCCGATACCGGACCACGCGATGGCACCCGCCACCAAGGACACTCCGAACAGCCCGAAACCGAACAGGGCGTGAGGACGGGGGTTGTTCTTCCCCGCTTCCCAAGACAAGGTGGCCACCCGGCTGCCGAAGTTCTGAGCAGCGTCGATCCTGCGCTGCACCAACCGTTGACGTTCCGTGCTCGACGACAACTGTTCCGCACTCAACGCGTCCTGGCTGAAAGCAGCCCAGGCCGACCCGGCCTGGTTTCTCCACTGCATCGGAACCTTGCCCACGGCGTCCTGGCCCTTGGTGATCTGATCGGATGCAGACTGTTTCGCCGATGACCCCCCACCGGACAACAGCACTGAGGATTCAGCCTGGACCGATACCGCGGCAGCCTCCTTGACCTCGGCCAGCCGATCGACCGCCTCGGCGGTTCCGGACCCGGACAAGGACTGCATGCACCCGGCCATCACCGTCCCGGTCAGGACGATGGCACCCACCAGGCCCGGGTTGATCACCCGCCGTGTCTTACGGGACAACCACACGGAGACGCCCAGCAGAGCGATCACGCCTGTCGACCCGGCGATCAGTACCCGCTCGATGCCGTCGGCAGCTCGAGCCGCAGGGACCCGTTTCAACACATTCGTCGCTTCGACGAAAGGCGTCTCGGGGGCTTTCAAAGCTGAACCCGCCCCTTGGCCGCTGCGCTGCGACCATGCCGTCTCCACCTCGTGGTGGCGACGCACCATCTGCTTGTTCACCGCGTACAGCTCCGAAGCACGGTCCGGGTACAACAAGGCTGCGCGACCGATCTGCTCACTGACGTCCTTGAACGCCTCGGTCGCGGGCTCGAGCGACCCACCCCCCGGGGAGGTGGCCACCGCAGCCCGCGCCTCGTACAGCGCGATCCCGTGGCGCAGATCCGCATAGGTCTGGGTCGGGGAAGCCACCGGAGCACCCGCAGCACCAGCGATGTCGACCATGCCGACCAGCCCGGGCAAGATGCAGGCAGCCGCAGCCAACACCCCGGCGATCCGCAACTGTGCGGGCGTCGAGGACGTGTCCACCCAGCGACCTCGCCGTGGACGGGCGACGGTCTTCGCCGGCCCTTTGGCCGGGGAGGACTGGGCGAGAGCCGTCGACTCCTCACCGGAAGACGGTTCATGGCCGACCGGAACGGTCGAGTTCACCGGGACGCTGGCTTGCCCCGGGCTGGGCCGAGTGACCCAGTGCGGTTGTCCAGAATGTACCGGGGGCAAGGGGGGAGGGGGCGGCGCGCTCATCCGAGTTCTCCTTGACCTGACCTGACGTCGACCTCGCCGTCCGTCGCCGGGGGAAGATCGTTGTCAGGGCGGTCTTCCAGGTCTGATCGCTCCAGGGTACGCAGTTCGGCCAGGGTCGGCTCCGCCACGTCGCGTAACCGCCAGGCATGTCGACCGATGGCTGCTTCCAACGTATTTCTCGCGAAACGTCCGTTGCCGAATCCGCTGCTTCGAGGAGTGGCTGCCAGGATCTCCCGGAAACGGGTCAGCGCCTGCTCGGTGAGGTCGTAGTCATTTCGGTCGGCCAGATCGCCCAGGATGCCGACGATCTCGTCGTCGTCATAGTCGGCGAAGGTGATCGTCGTCCGGAAACGACTGGACAATCCGGGATTGGACGCGATGAACTCCGCCATCGGGTCGGGATAACCGGCCACGATCACGACGAGATCCTCCCGGTGGTCCTCCATCTCCTTCACCAGGGTGTCCACGGCCTCCTGCGCGTACTGATCTCCCTTGAGGGTGTAGGCCTCGTCGATGAAGAGCACCCCGCCCAAGGCCGATTCGACCACCGCCGTCGTTTTCTGCGCGGTCTGCCCCAGATAACCGGCGACCAACTCTGAACGGTCCACTTCCACGAGCTGCCCGGTGCTGAGCAGACCCATCGCCCGATAAATGCCACCCACCAGACGGGCCACCGTCGTCTTGCCCGTACCCGGATTACCGACGAACACCAGGTGACGGGTCAACGCCGCCGAACGCAGACCGGCACGTTCCCGCTTGGCCTCCACAGCCAGCAAGGCGACCTGCCGGTGGACCTCCCGCTTCACATCGGCCAAGCCGATCAGCGCATCCAATTCGCCCAACAGCTCGTCCAGCGAACGCTCCGGTGGCGTCGGCTGCTCCTCCTCCGGTGCCGCCTCGCCGGGGGACTCCGGCGCCACTGAGGCCACGGAAGAGTCCACGACGTGTCCATTCGGCAGCGAAGGCACCGGAGGGAAAGGACCGGAGGCCCCCAGCCCGCGGGTCACCGCATCGAGCTGCTCCTGTACCCGACGTGCATCGGCCAACATCTGGTCATGGGACGGAGAACTCCCGCCCGAGAACAGCGACGGCATACCGGGAGAGCTCACCTCGGGGAAGACACCTGCCGTCAACGCCGAGGTCTGCGCGGCGCGCAAGGCCTCAACCCGTGACCTGGCCACCGGAGGTGCTCCCTCCAATACGCTCGCCGTGTGCGCCACCTGGGTCAAAGCTCGCAGGTAGACAGCCGCTGTTGCGGGATCCTGCCCCGCCAACAGGGAGAGCGTCGGCGTGGCACCGGACAGAAAACGCCGCCCCCGAGGTGCTTGCTCGAAGAAGACACCGACCGACGCCCCGACCTGATCGGCCCACGCGTGAGGTGCTCGGCTGGGGCCGCCGGTCTCCACGATCGCAGCACTCAGCGCAAGTGCCTCGGAGCGAGCCTGTCCTGCGGTGATCCCGGCCTCATCACCCACTTTCACGAGGCGGTCGATGGCGTCTGCCAGGGTGCCGTCCGACGTGGGGTTCGCCGGGTCGGTCATGGTGTTCTCCTTGTGTCCCGGTCAGGACCACGATGGTGGTGCCAACCTGGGTGGTTCATCGGTGTCTGAGCCCCGCGACGGAGGAAAGGACCGCGCGGCGGGCTGTTCCGGAGGCCATCTTCGGGGCGCCATCTGCCGCGGTGGAGCGGGCGCCTGCCGTTGCGGAGCATCCTCGGTTGCCGGGCGCTGTTCGGCGGGCGCGACATGCTCGATCGGTGGCGTTTCCTGGTCGTGGTGCGGAGATGCCGGGCCTGAATCTACGGCCATCCCGGGCATTTGAGGTACGGGGAGCTCTCCGCGCGTGTCGAGCGCGCCACCGGAGGATCCATGACCGAACTTCTCGGCGAGGAATCGTCCGTGGGCGACCAGCGCAGTCGCATCGTCTCGGCAGACGGCGTCGAAGACCTGATCCATGGTGGCTGCCAGGAGGTCGAGCTGGTCGATCAGCACCATCAGCGAGGTGCGTCCGGCGTCGACCGGACGGGAATCGGCGAAACGCCGAGGAAGCCGCAGATAACCGTTCAACGCCTCGGGCAGGTAGTCGGTGGCGGTGGCCACCACCGAGTAGGCGCTGCTGCTTCCACGGATCTGGTCGAGCCGGGGAATGGTGTCGTGCACGACACCGAGCACCCGTTCGACCCGGGC
It contains:
- a CDS encoding AAA family ATPase encodes the protein MTDPANPTSDGTLADAIDRLVKVGDEAGITAGQARSEALALSAAIVETGGPSRAPHAWADQVGASVGVFFEQAPRGRRFLSGATPTLSLLAGQDPATAAVYLRALTQVAHTASVLEGAPPVARSRVEALRAAQTSALTAGVFPEVSSPGMPSLFSGGSSPSHDQMLADARRVQEQLDAVTRGLGASGPFPPVPSLPNGHVVDSSVASVAPESPGEAAPEEEQPTPPERSLDELLGELDALIGLADVKREVHRQVALLAVEAKRERAGLRSAALTRHLVFVGNPGTGKTTVARLVGGIYRAMGLLSTGQLVEVDRSELVAGYLGQTAQKTTAVVESALGGVLFIDEAYTLKGDQYAQEAVDTLVKEMEDHREDLVVIVAGYPDPMAEFIASNPGLSSRFRTTITFADYDDDEIVGILGDLADRNDYDLTEQALTRFREILAATPRSSGFGNGRFARNTLEAAIGRHAWRLRDVAEPTLAELRTLERSDLEDRPDNDLPPATDGEVDVRSGQGELG